tttttttcaaatctagtactttttgctcccctaagttggtacgaaatatttttttccttgtggacaccgtGCGCCCTCTCTGCTTGCCGACCgcttttcaaatctagtactttttgcTCCCCCatgttggtacgaaatattttttttcttgtggacaccctgcgccCTCTGTGCTTGCAGACCGCTTTTTTCAAATCAAGTACTTTTTGCTCCCCTAAGTTGGTacggaatatttttttccttgtggacactgCACCCTCTGTGCTTGCAGACCgcttttttcaaatctagtactttttgcTCCCCTAAGTTGGTACGGAATATTTtttcccttgtggacaccctgcgccCTCTGTGCTTGCAGACCGCGAGATGCCCCGCCGCTAGCGCCATGCTGCTGCCGCTCGCGTGGTGCCTGGCCGCCGTCCTGGCGTGGACGAACCGCGCGCTCGCCATCTGCCCCACCAGCTGCAAGTGCGACGACGACACCCTGGTGGTGACCTGCGTGCAGGCCAACCTCGACGTCATCCCCATCACCTTGAACCCGTCCATCCAGCGGCTGGTTCTGCGCGGCAACCGCGTCCGCACCGTCGACTCGGCCTTCCAGTTCTACAGCGAGCTCCAGTACGTGGACCTGTCGGACAACCAGCTCGTTTCCGTGCCGGCGCGCAGCTTCGACGCGCAGAGGAAACTGACGGAGCTGCACCTGCACCACAACAAGATCTCGTTCGTGTCGAACCGCACCTTCTCCGGCCTGCGCGCGCTGACGGTGCTCAGCCTGCGGCGCAACTTCCTGGAGGAGTTCCCCGACCAGCTGTTCGCGTCGCTGTCGCGCCTGGAGGAGCTCGACCTGGGACAGAACAGGATCTCGCGCGTCGACGCGCGCGCCTTCGCCGGGCTGGCCTCGCTCAAGATCCTGTACCTGGACGACAACCAGCTGAAAGTCGTCCCCACGCCTGCCTTCGCGCTGCTCGGAGGGCTCGCCGAGTTGCACCTGGGGCTCAACGGCTTCGCGCGCCTGCCCGACGACGCGTTCGCCGGCCTCGCGAAGCTCGCCGTGCTCGACCTCAGCGGCGCCGGCCTCGTCAACGTGAGTGAGCACGCGTTCCGCGGCCTGCCGGCCTTGCGCTACCTGGGGCTCGCCGACAACAGGCTGTCTGCCGTGCCCACGAGGCAGCTGCAGGGGCTGGCGCGGCTCGAGGAGCTGTACCTGGGGCAGAACGACCTGGAGGCGCTCCCCGCAGGCGCGTTCCGCGGGCTAGCCAACCTGCGCAAGCTGGACGTGTCGGGCGCGCCCTTGCTGACCACCGTGGAGAGGGGCGCGCTGCAGGACAACCTGAACCTCGAGACGCTGGTGCTGAGCAGCAACAAGCGCCTGGCCGCCGTGGAAGAGGGCGCGCTGGAAGGGCTGCCCAACCTCCGGCACCTGGTGCTGCGCGACAACGCCTTCGCGTCGTTCCCCGAGACCCTGGCCGCGTGGCCCGAGCTGCGCAGGATCGACCTGGCGGAGAACCCTCTGGAGTGCCGCTGCGGCCTGCTCTGGCTGCGGGACCTCCTGGCGCGGCGCAACGCCACCCAGGTGCTGTGCGCGGCGCCGCAGCACCTCAAGGACCGCTCCCTGCCGGCGCTGACGGACGACGAGCTCGGCTGCGCCTTGCACGACACCCGGCAGCAGGCCATCATCGGCGCGCTTTGCGGCTGCGCGGTCGCCGTTCTCGCGGCGCTGGGGTTCCTAGCGCACCGCCACCGCCGGCGCTTCCAGGCCGCCGTCAAGGACTACAAGTGGAACAACCGCGCCATCAGCCGCAAGGAGCACGAGTACCAGAAGACCTTCTCCGACGAGGAGTACATCTCGCGCGCCGCCCAGCCGCAGCCGCTCAAGCCGGTGCCCGTGACGGAGCTGTAGCTAGAGCTGTTCGCCGCCTCCAGCCCGTCGTCGCCCGGGGTGTTCTTCCTGCCccacggcggcggcggcgaggcggcggggcggcgggcCGCCGCCTCCAACGGCCACCCTTGCGGCAAGTGCCGGCCCCTGGACCAGGGTCGCGAGGCGGTGTGCGCGGTGCGCTACCTGAACGGCCGGCAGTGAAGTCTCTCCGCCGCGAGCTCCCGAGTGCAATCCGTGGTCGCCGATCATTCTTTTCCTTCCCCCTTAGCGTGGTGACACGCAGCGAGTGTAAGCCCGGACTCGTCCCGTGCGAAGGAGCAGGCCTCTTGGAGACACTCCTCGAGAGTGCTCGTGTAGGGTCGAGTGTTCTAGAAGACGCGTGTAGGATCGAGTGTTCTAGAAGACGCGTGTAGGGTCGAGTGTTCTAGAAGACTCGCCGAGAGACGCGCAGAGAACTTGCGAATCATAGAAATGCCTAACACTGGACAAGAATTAACGTGAGCAACTGGTGCGTTTTAAAGAGAGTTTTTTTCTACATTTCCTgtgcataacaaaaaaaatataaatatatatatattctttagaTCAGTGTGGTACAGTGAACTTTCTCCATCATTccctaattattataataatatgaTTGTTAATGATTCAGCACGTAATAATGTATATTTCATTGCTTTCCAAAGGAAGAGTAATTATACTTACTTGTGTTTATATAGTTGcgggagatgaaaaaaaaattgaatgcaaaatatttttttagacgtGTGAATTATTCTTTCATAAGGTTGTGAtttgtagaattattttttttggcgaGTTTTTGACTGTTACCGAATGCAAATTCTGTTGTCATAATGACCTAGTCGAGTATGAACTAATGTTTGGccaatcctattttttttttatttgctcatCATTATTTAACTGTCATAGATTTATATGAAAGCATACTTTCAGGAAATTGTATAAAAccatagtaaaattttaaaaactcgaCAAAACAAGACCTCCCATACAAACTTATGCCccttgaaaaatttatttaaaaaaatgtattgactGTCCAATAATCTTACTGCCTGTTTCTAccgtcttaatttttttttcactttctatCAAGCTttgtaaatacaatattaaaataaaattctagcAATCATTTAAAAGGTCAATATTGCcttgttaggttttttttaatacataccaAGCACAGTTTAATCgcacaaattaaattgaaatcttAGTTTAAGTGATTTCTCTCGAAACTCCCAATatgtgttggttttttttttccttctgtcctGTTATATATTTCTGATGTGTTATATTTCTAAACGTTTaaggtttaaagttttttttaataaatctttttttGTGTTAGTACTAAATGTAAAATTGAATGTGTATTCATTTCTGAAACCTGACGAAAAAAGATGGGTTTGCTGCTAGGATAGTACTGCCATAAATCCTGTCATTTGTGCTGTGCATCGGGTAcgttagtgtatatatatatacatacatacacacacacatacacacacacacacacacacacacataacgtTCCTTTGGGATCATGGACATTGAGGTACGGGAAATCAAACAGAACGAAACCCTCGAATGCAAGCAGTCTGTGATTTTTAACACTTGGTGACGGACTGAAGTTGAATTATATAGATGCTGTAACTTTCTTGCAAGCAAAttgcagtaaattaaaaaaaaaaatacttttttacatTCACAGTGGTAAGTTTTccttaaacagttttttttagggTTGTGCCTTTGATGTTAGTATGAAATCTCAACTAGATCATTATTGAACGTTGTCACCACAAAGAaggcttattttttttatagtttcctAGTCATGTAATAACGgtggttatctaaaaaaaaatgtatttaagtaCATTTTGTTCATCTTTGACCCTGAGTAAAACATATGGTTTATGAAACCTATTTTTagagataaaaaaattgttcagagcCAAAGAATGCTATACAGTGTGAGGAAGTAGGCCTTTGTTTGTAACTTGATGGTGTGTGATGATTTACCTTGAGAATAGTTTTCATTGTTTTTAAGTGACGTTCATTGCTCTGTATAAGATAATATTGTACTATATGTATACACTTGGATTTGTTAGTGTTTCTATGCACCGCTTGGTGCGATATCAAAGTACTTATACTGCCTTGCCTTAATTGAAAGCAATACTCTTTAAACTGTATTGAAGTGAGGTCTTTGTTCCGATATTGTGTTCGTTGTACCTGGAGGGAAGTAACAAGAtacattatttcataaatttttcattttgttttagggCTTGGTTTAGTGTGTAACGtggtctggaatttttttttgtgagtagtTTACTCTTAGTGccctgtttaaaaataatatctcaaAACTTTGATTCATCAATGAGGTAAGAGTTTACAGTATCTAAAATCAATATTTAACTATACATCTCAGCAAAAATCAGGACTTCGGTCTAATTTCGAAATGGATATTCGAACATTGTTTTCTTTTAGGCCTAGTTTGTGCCCGTTTTTGTCAGGAAACGCGCAGTCGAATTAACTAAATATTACtatctggtatttttttttagaacttctGTATTTATCAGATTGGTGGtgattaagtttatttgcaatctTACATCTTTGCCTCAAACTAAATTCTTGATCTTACGGGTGGTTATGAGTTGCATTTTGTTGTATGCTATGACAATGGAGCTGAAATTTGAGGTTGTATTGCCTACGTTAGGAATAACTGTAGCGGCATTTGGGATTATAATTTCGTACTTAATAGACAGGTTTTTTTTGCTATCGAGCGATAACGGGCAGATAACTTGAAAATGGCatgcatttgtttttataaataaaatatacttattgTACAGTACTGT
The Bacillus rossius redtenbacheri isolate Brsri chromosome 14, Brsri_v3, whole genome shotgun sequence DNA segment above includes these coding regions:
- the LOC134539099 gene encoding slit homolog 1 protein — encoded protein: MLLPLAWCLAAVLAWTNRALAICPTSCKCDDDTLVVTCVQANLDVIPITLNPSIQRLVLRGNRVRTVDSAFQFYSELQYVDLSDNQLVSVPARSFDAQRKLTELHLHHNKISFVSNRTFSGLRALTVLSLRRNFLEEFPDQLFASLSRLEELDLGQNRISRVDARAFAGLASLKILYLDDNQLKVVPTPAFALLGGLAELHLGLNGFARLPDDAFAGLAKLAVLDLSGAGLVNVSEHAFRGLPALRYLGLADNRLSAVPTRQLQGLARLEELYLGQNDLEALPAGAFRGLANLRKLDVSGAPLLTTVERGALQDNLNLETLVLSSNKRLAAVEEGALEGLPNLRHLVLRDNAFASFPETLAAWPELRRIDLAENPLECRCGLLWLRDLLARRNATQVLCAAPQHLKDRSLPALTDDELGCALHDTRQQAIIGALCGCAVAVLAALGFLAHRHRRRFQAAVKDYKWNNRAISRKEHEYQKTFSDEEYISRAAQPQPLKPVPVTEL